DNA from Granulicella arctica:
AGCAGGTTGATACTTTCGCAGGAGAACGAGAGATAAGGCTCGAACGAGTGCGTTGGGGCGACCCTATACCTTTCGAATCCATCGTCATCCATGACGACACTGCCAGTCCTCCACATACGCAAACAATGACCCAACGATTCGAAATGCTTTCCTCGAAACTAGGTGAATCGGCATACCGGGGAGAGTCTCTTCCGTTAGATAGCTCTATTGCAGCGCATTATTCATGTATCGCTCCCCGTCTCACAAAGCTTCCAACCTTTCGCGTCTCGTGTGAATCGAAAGATGAGCAACAGTCAATCGATCTTTTCGGTCCAGGACAAGATACCGATGATCTGATTGTCTTGCTCCATAACCTCTCCTCCGCGCAGAGAGCTCTGCCTCCGCACTCATGAAAAATATCCAGATCATAAGAAAAGCATTTTCCTTGCTCGTGTTTTCTTGTGCATTGCTGTGCGGATGTCGTGGGGTGCGGGAGGATTCGCGGACGGTGGTGATGGTGATTGCTAGTAGTCCGAATAATTTGGATTTGCGGCAGGGGACGGATGCGCAGTCGGAGTGGGTGGGTGGGTTGATCTTCGATGGGTTGGTGCGGAAGGATGAGCACTACAATCTACAGCCGTGGCTGGCGACGAGGTGGGAACAGCCAGATGCGCTGACGTGGGTGTTTCATCTGCGGGATGGGGTGCGGTTTCAGGATGGGCGTCCGCTGGGAGCGGAGGATGTGGCGTGGACGATCCGGAGCATGATCGACGGGACGGTGGTGAGCTCGAAGGGTGGGGCATTTGCGGCGGTGGAGCGGGTGGAGACGCCGGATCGGCTGACGGTGGTGGTGCATCTGAAGCGGCCGGATGCGGCGTTGCTGTTCAACATGAGCGATGGGTTGTTTGGTGTGGTGCCGAAGGGTGCGGGTAAGGATTTTGGGCTGCATCCGGTGGGGTCGGGGGCGTTTCGGTTTGTGAGTGCGGTGCAGGATAAGGAGGTCGTGGTCGAGCGGAATCCGGAGTATTGGGCTGGGGCTCCGAAGATCGAGCGGGTGCGGTTTGCGGTGGTGCCGGATGCGATCACGATGGCGCTGGAGTTGAAGAAGGGCTCGGCGGACGCTGAGAGCAACGACATTACGCTGGATATGGTTCATGCGTTGCGGGACGCGCCGAATCTGAAGACGGAGACGGGGCCGCGTTCGGTGGTGATCTATGCGAACTTCAATGTGACGGATCCGGTGTTGCAGGACAAGCGAGTGCGGCAGGCGGTGGCGTGCGCGCTGGATCGAGCGGCGATCATCAAGGCACTTTGGCTGGGGCAGGCTCGGCTGGCGAATACGTTTCTGCCGATGGGGCATTGGGCGCAGGCGGGAGACGATGAGCTGCCGCAGTATCGGCATGATGTGGTTCGGGCGCAGGCTCTGCTGGAGGCGGCGGGATATCGCAAGGGGCCGGATGGGATGCGGCTACGGATTACGCTGAAGACGAGCACGGATGAGACGACGCGTCTGCTGGCGGCGATCATGCAACAGCAGTTGAGGGCGGCGGGGATCGATTTGCAGATACGGTCGGCGGAGTTTGGAACGTTCTACTCGGACGTTACGCGAGGGATGTTCCAGATGTATGCGCTGCGGTGGGTTGGGAGCAATGAGGACCCGTATATTTTTCGGTATGCGTATGACTCGGCGAGTTTTCCGCCGAAGGGCGGGAATCGGGGGCGGTACTCGAATGCGAAGGTGGATGCGCTGCTGGTGCGAGCGGCGGGTTCTACCGATCAGGCGGAGCGACGGCGGTTGTACGTGGAGGTGCAGCAGATCTTGGCGGAGGATTTGCCGGGGATTCCGCTGTGGTATCCGGACAATGAGCTGATTCATTCGCGGCGGCTGGTGGGTGTGGTGCCGAATTTGAGTGGGGATTATGGTTTTTTGCGGACGGCAGAGGTGCGGTAGTCAGGCGCTGATTACTCGGCTGCTTTCTGGGCGAGGACTTCGATGACGGCGATGTTATTCAGTAGCTGCTCGGGGAGTTGGTGGCGGGTGCGGAGGTACTCCGGGGAGTTGTAGGTGATGGTGACGCGGCTTTGGTCGTCCTGCGCGATGAGGAGCTTGAGCGGGAGATCGATGGCGATGCTGGGGGAGGCGAGCATGAGCGGCGTGCCGGCTTGTGGATTGCCGAAGATCATCAGCTTGGTGGGTGGCATATGCAGACCGGCGGCTTCGGCTTCGCCGCTGTGGTCGATGACGGCGAAGAGCTTGACGCCTTTGGCGGCGAGGATCTGGGTGATGCGGGATACGGTCTCGTCAACGGTGTGGTTGGAGGGGATGGAGACGAGGCCGGCATCGCGGGGTTCGTTCATGCACGGATGATACCGAAGATGTTGCCTCGGTGCTCTGCCCGAACGCGCTGCCAGCGCTAGCCAGGGACAGAACGAGCACAAAGAGGCAGAACGGGATCCAGCAGCGACAGATGCTCTGAAGAGAACTGCCATGACTCCTGAAGGCACGCTGTGCAAACTCGGCTGTCATGGGGGACTTCCTCCGTTGCCGTTTGATGAATTTCCTGGCGTGCCTTCAATGGGGGCAAAGCAACTCTGAGCACGTTGAACGGTCGTATCTTTTTATTATTAATTATTTGCTGATTTATAAGCCGACAGTAGCTGCGACATGGTCTTTTTTCAAGAGGGCATGAGAGGTAAGGGGATTTCTCGTAACAATCTGCTTTTTAGAGTAGAGGGGGATACGACGACAGTCCTGGAACTCGCTTCAAGAATCATGCGTGGCGATTCTTTCCTGATAACCGGCAATGCGGTGCTTTTCCGTCTACTTCTTCCGAAGATGGCAGCGATTCCTCAACGGAGCTGCGGGAGAAGTCGCAGCGCATTCTCGCGGTAGACCTTTCGTAATACATCTTCCGGCAGATCGAGTCCGTAGATATTCCAGCGACCCTGGCGCGAGGCGTGCGTTGGATATTCGAAGTACTCATCGTCCGTCTCGAGGAATCGATAGTAGAGCCGATACATCTCGATCTCAGGCACGAGGTCAGCTCCGAAGAGGATACGGTCGGCGTAACGGAGGAAGAACTTCCGCGCGGAGTATGGCTGGCGACCCAGTTCGGAGGCGCGTGCACTGATATCGACAAGCACGTTAGGGCAGGCATCAAGCATTGCCGAGACACGCTGCAGGTCCTCGCTGTTCTCCGCAATGTGCGCGCCGACGAATGTCGTTTTGGGGTGCCGCTGGAAGACACGATCTCGCTGCTGGAGCAGTTCATGTTTGCTGTACTGCGCTCCAAAGAAGCCCCAGTCAGGGTGAGCGGCAAGCTCCTCATAGCGCTCATTGTCGGCGTCGATGGGTAGGAAGAACGCCTCCGGGTCGCCGATATGGACCATCACCGGAATGCCGAGAGCGCCAAGCCGGTCAAAGATTGGAGCCAGCCGCTCATCGTCAACACAGATCAATTCACCGCTGGCGTCACGTACCGTCAGGCCGAGGTCCTTCCAGAACTTGAATCCGACGATGCCCTGAGCGACGAGCCGGTCGATACGCTCCATGGTGAGCCTGACAAAACTTGAGAGGTCCGGCGAGTCAGCACCGCGCCAGTCCATCCAGCCAATTGTGGAGAAGCGTCTGGCATCGGCCGATCGGTAACGCTCGATCACCTCTACGGCTTCGTCACCGACTTTCATCGTGATGTTGACGATGTGCTCGATGCCACAGGCATCCATGATGCTCAAGACCTCCGCTGGATTTTGCGCGTCGAGATGGTTGTGATAATCGATGACGGGAAAACGGGGCCGATGGACCTCATGCACAGCGCTGTGCAACATGCAGCGCGGATGAAAGTCACTGAGGGGCAAGGTCACATCCGCCCTGGCCGAAACCATTGCAATAAACTTGTCTTGCGCGTTTTCTTCCGGCATGACGATCTCCTCAAAATAATGGGGGCAGGGCCGAGCGACACTCGAACGCCCATGCTCTCCAACCAATCGATTGCAGCTCTTTGAGTGCTGGTTTGAATTATAAAACGAAATATAAGAAGATTTCTATCTACTTCGTTTTATTATCTATAAGACGAACATTTTGCACGTTGAGGATCACTCCATGACCCGATTTTCCTTACCTATTGCCATCATGCTCCTCATTGCCGCCACTGCTCCCAGTATGGTTGCGCAGACAAATGAAGTTCAAGCTGGAGCTTTGCGTGCAAGAATCTTCGCGCACGATGGACGTTTTGACGGCCTTTCAGTTAAGGATGGCATTTCGGGACGCAGCATTGCGATGAAAGAAGCGTTTGTTGTTGTGCTGAAGGACAAGACGGAGTTGCGGTCTACAGAGATGCAGGTCATGCCGATCGCGGATCCCTCCAACGTAGTTGATCCACACCTGGCTCTGCGCCGGATGCGAGACAAGATCGCGACCACAGAGTCCTGCTGGAAGTTCTCATCGGCTGGACAATCGGCCAGCTTTGCGTGGTGCCTGACTGCACGATCCGGCACCGAATATATACGGGAGTTGCTGCGCATCTCCGCAGGCAGCGCAGATCTACCGATTGCCGAAGTGCGTTTGCTTCAGTTTGCCGACGCCGACGCGCAGGTAGAGGGCTCGGTAAAGGGCTCGCCCGTTGCGGATACGACTATGTTCTTCGGATTGGAGCATCCGCTGTCGGTCAGTGCAGTCGATGGGGGCATCGTCAAGGCTTCTTTGTTCCGCGACCTGCCACTTCGTGCCGGCCAGTCGATTACATACTCGGCTGTCATGGGGACATCGCAGCCCGGGCAGATGCGTCGTGCGTTCCTTGCATATCTGGAGAACGAGCGGCCGCGAGCGTATGAACCGTTTCTGCACTACAACTCGTGGTTCGACCTTGGATACGAGAACCGCTTTGACGAAGCCGGGGCTATCGATCGCATCAATGCGTTCGGCCAGCATCTCGTGGTGGAGCGTCATGTAAAGCTCGACTCGTTCCTCTTCGACGATGGATGGGACGATCCCAATACGCTGTGGGACTTCAATCCAGGCTTTCCCAATGGCTTTACAAAGACGGGCGAGGCGGCTGCCAAGTACAACGCAGGGATCGGAGTGTGGCTGTCACCCTGGGGCGGCTATGCCGAAGAGAAGAAGGAGCGCATCGCCTATGGCCGTGCGCATGGCTTCGAGATTATGAATAACGGCTATGCGCTCTCAGGACCGAAGTACTTCGATCGCTTTGAGCAGACATGCCTTGAGATGGTAGACAGGTACCACGTGAACCAGTTCAAGTTCGATGGCACCGGCAACGCGAACCGCGTCTTTCCAGGCAGTGCCTTCGACAGCGACTTCGATGCGGCGATTCATCTGATCGAACGGCTGCGCAAGGAGGAGCCGGAGCTGTTCGTGAACTTAACAACGGGTACGACAGCTTCCCCCTTCTGGGTGTTTTATGCAGACTCCATCTGGCGTGGCGGAGACGATCATGACTTCTCCGGAGTCGGCAGTTCGCGCCAACGATGGATTACCTACCGTGATGCTCAAACCTACAAGAACATCGTTCTGAAGGGACCACTGTTCCCACTCAATTCGGTGATGCTGCATGGCCTCATCTACGCAAAGCAGGCCAAGGATCTGGCCAGCGACCCGGAGAACGACTTCGCCGACGAGGTCCACTCCTACTTCGGCAGTGGGACACAACTCCAGGAGATGTACATTACGCCCGCTTTGCTGACAAAGGCTAACTGGGACACCTTAGCGGAAGGTGCGCGATGGAGCCGGGCACATGCGGAGACGCTCAAGGATACGCACTGGATTGGCGGCGATCCAGACAAGCTTGAAGTCTATGGCTGGGCAGCGTGGAGCCCGAAGCTCGGAGTCGTGACACTGCGAAACCCTTCTACGAAGAGCCAGCACTATAGCCTCAACCTAGCCAAGATGTTTGAGTTGCGCAGCAATGACAGGACGACTTACAAGGTACACAGTGGATGGAGCGAGGCGAAGGACTGGAAGCCCAGCACATCGCTGATGTTAGCCAGCGACAAGCCGTTCGACATTGAGCTGGCCCCCTTCGAAGTGCTGACCCTCGAGGCCGACCCGCTTCGCTGATTTCGCTAGACGAGGGTCAGCGTGATCCCAGCCGTGCGTAGCGCCTCGGAGGTTTCCGGTGCCAGGTTGCCATCCGTAATAACGTGATGGATCGCCGAGACATCGACGATCTTAGAGAGACTGCGCCGGTTGAATTTTGTTGAATCGCACACGGCGACCACCATCGACGAAGCCTTTACCATGGCTCGGTTGACGCGTGACTCCATGATATTGGGTGTCGTGAGACCTACCTCAAGATCGAAGCCATCGACGCCAAGGAACAGGATGTCAGCGTGCATGTCGTGCAGCATGTCCTCGGCAAGGGGACCGACGAGGGAGAACGAGTTCTTGCGCAGGGAACCACCTGTGAGCAGCACCTCGAAGTCAGTACCACTCAGTTCGCCTGCGATGTTCACAGCATTGGTGATGATGGTCAGGCGTGAGAAGCGCTTTAGAGCCCTTGCGATGGCCATTGTCGTGGTGCCGGAATCAAGCAGAACGCACTGCCCTTCCTGAACGAGGGCGGCAGCAGCAGTGGCGATACGTAACTTCTCCTGCGAGTGACGCCCCTCTTTTTCCTGCAAAGAGGGATCAGAGAGCGCTCCGTTACCGGGCAGCAGAGCGCCACCATGTGTGCGATGCAAGAGGCCACGCCCCTGTAGATAGTCCAGGTCTTTGCGAATGGTGATGCGCGAGATACCAAGCGACGCTGAGAGTTCTTCAACGAGTACGCGACCATGCTTCTGTGCCAGCCCAACGATGTACTGACGGCGCTCTTCGATAAGCATTTGGGAGCCGCGTTCGGCGTCCAGAGGTACCGCGGGGTTTGCCCCAACGAATGAATTTGACGGCATATGTGTTCTAACCATGTGTGCTTTGCTCCACGAAGACTACATGGCACCTTATCTAATTGCAATTGGAAAGGCGATTCGCAATAACAAACACACCTCACGGACTCGCGGGCAAGGCGAGCTACCGCATAGTCATGCATTCTGTCGCAGACGCGATCCCTATAGGTATAGGGACGAAGTAGCTTCTGTTGCTCGGGTGTACCCGCATAGTAGTGACAGCTAATTATCCGGCTTGCCGGCACGCGTCCTTTTCTTGCATCCGGCTTTCCCACGGGAGGCATGTCGAGTTCGGGAACGACAGGCTCGTTGACTGCCATCTACGCAACGAAGAATCGGCTAAGACCCATGTCGCGTAAACCGCGCCGGTAAGCGATAGAGCTACGGTACTCAACTTCGAAGCCCGTCCCGGTGGATTTCGGAAGGTACGGTGGTACGAGGGTGTTGTTCGGATCTCCGAAAGTATCGGCATGCACAAAACCGAAGTGCGCCACATCAAGGAACCCTTCTATCTGGCGACCCGCAAATCCGAAAATATCCATGCTCGGGCATGTAATTTGTTGGAAGCCGGAGGCGCTTGAACAGAGTCTTCAGCAATTTTTGAATTTGTCGAAAATTGCCCATCGCGATGGCCGAGATGCCGAGGCTATCCGGATAGATAACTCTAAAAGTGCAGCCTGACTGAAAGCTGAAGCTGCCTGGGGGAGTACACATTGTTGTTGTTCGCTGCAGTCGTAGATCCGAAAGCAGCGTTATAGGTCAGCCCGGCGGTGTTCGGCGTCGCCGCTGTTCCGGCCGTCAGCGTATAGCCAACCGTATTCACGCTGGTTACGTTGACATGGTTCAGGAAGTTGAACGCCTCCGCCAACAGCTCGAGGTCATATTTTTCAGCAATCGTCACTGTCTTCGAAAGCCTTGTATCCAGTACCTGATCCGATGGGAACCGGAACGTGTTACGACCGATGATCGGAATGCGTAGCTGATTGTTACCTGACCCGTTCACGCTGCCGCCAATACCAGTGGTGGCCTTCGTTGCCGTGCTGCTCGCAAAGAATGTCGGAGTACCGCTTGTGGTGAGAGAGAACGGAAGGCCATTCTGCATCTGGAACACCGGCGCAATCTTGAAGCCATTTACCAGATAGCCCTCCCATCCTGAGAGCTTCCACGGCGTCTCATACACAGCTGCGAAGACGAACCGGTTGGGCACATTCGTATTGGAGTTGCCATAGTCTGGAGCTAACGAAGTGGGTACGAGCAGATCGTTGGTATCGTTCGAGGTCGAAGAGTTCAATCCATAGTCCAGAGCGTGCGACCAGGTGTAGTTTGACATGAGCTGTACGTGATGCGTCATCCGGTGATTGAACTGCACCGCAAGCGCATGATAGCTGGAGCTCACTCCGCTGAAGACTCGTGTCAATGATCCGTAACTGTTGTTGAGACGCCTGGTGTAGATCGTGCTTCCAAAACTCGATTGGATCGGCCCTTGCCCCGTCGCGTCGCTGATCGTGTAGTTGATCGACGACGTATTCGTCGTGTCGATGTTGGTGTCCACAAAGTTCGGCAACTGCCGTCCCAGGCTGCCGAGGTAGCTCATCGACATCGATGTGTTCCAGCCCAGATCCTGCTCCACCGTCAAATCCATCTGGTGGATCTGTGGTGCCTGATAGTGGTCGGCGAAGTAAAACGCATTTGGCTTTGACGCTGTTCCTGAAGGTGTACTGCTGAAGACATTCGGGAACGTCGGTGCCCCAGCCGTCGCGGCCGTGAACGTATAGCTTGTCTGCCCGTTTGGTGATCCCGTGTTTGTGCGCGCGTAGTAGATCGTCGCGTTCAGAATGCGTCCGTAGAGTAAACCATATCCACCTCGGATCGACGTCTTCCCTGTTCCGAACAAGTCATACGCAAACCCCAGGCGAGGGCCCGCGTTGTTCTTGTCGCTCGGCATATATCCTGCCCCTGGAGCAGCTCCAGCGTTCAAGCTCGCAACCGGATCGGGCAACTTCTCATACTCATACCGCACACCAAGATTCAATGTGAGCCGCGGCGTCACCTTCCAGTCGTCGCTCACAAAGAAGCCGAGGTCGTTTGTGGCAAAATCGAAGGCAAGCGGCCCAAACGCCTGCACAAAGCTGGCATAACAAGGAAGTCCGGCACAGGAGTTTGGCTGATAGTAGTCCGAAAGAAAAGTCGTCGTCGAGGCATATGTGTAGACGCCATATGCGGAGCGCTCGAAGTTTGTCTGGTCGTCGGTACGGAGAATATCGAATCCACCCTTGAACGTATGACGCCCACGTGTCCACGTCATTGTGTCCGCAAACTGCGTTTTTCTTTCGTCGGGATAGCGTGCGCGCGGCAGGAAGCTTGGTGTTCCGAGCGCAAATCCTGTGCTGCTGGCGATGCTCACCTGCGGCGGAAGCCCGAACACATTGTTTGCGAACGGCTGCTCAAATGACGGCACTGGCGTCTGAGCAGACTGGTAGTCTATTTCGCGGCCGTACTGAAAGCGTAACTCGTTTGCAAGGTTCGAGGTGAAGATGCTCTGCAACTTCGCAATGCCCCAGTCCAGCTTCACAAAGTCGTTGCCTATATTGTTCATCGACTGCGACGTTGCCACCGAAGTCGTCGCTACACCCGCAGGAGCATTCCAACGGAGACGGTTGTACTCCACGCTCAACTGGTGCTTCTGCGAGATCACCCAGTCGAGCTTCGGGAAGTTCACCAACTGATCGCCTGTGCGTGGGACAATACCAACCTCTGTCAGCAGCCCCGCAAGCCCCGCGTTGTACTTCGACGCGCCATTCGTATATGCCACACCAAGGTTCGTCGACAGAGTGCAGGCCGCCGCATCCGCAGTTGAAGGAGCCGCGGTTCCCGTACCACGGCACACTTTCCCTGCCGGGAGCGCTGCATCCGCGTTTGCAAAGAACGTGTTTGGACTGCCCGCCTGCGCCACCAGCGGAAAGTTTCGTTTGTAGTCATCGAAGGCATAGAACCAGAACAACCGATTCCGCAGCAACGGGCCGCCCACACCGAAGCCAAACTGCTTGCGCCAGTCTTTGATCTTCTGCGGCGCGCTCACAAATGTGCCTGCTGCATTCTGCGTTGTGATGAGCGTGTAAGGATTCGTTGCGCCAAAGTCGTTGTCTCGGTCGTAGAAGAAGAGTTCCCCATGCAGATTGTTCGAGCCGCTCTTCGTCACGGTGTTCACTACACCACCCGCAGCACGGCCATATTCAGAGGAATAGTTGGAGTTGTTCACCTGGAACTCCTGGATCGCAGCCTGCGACGTCGAATATCCTGCACGGGTTCCACCGCGCTCCTGGGCAAAGAACACCTGATTGTTGTCCGCGCCGTCGATTGTGTTGTTATTCTGCGTCAACGCCATGCCGCGGAAGCTTAACTGTCCGAAGCCCGTGGGGTCGCTCACAACTCCCGGCGTCAGCACCGCAAAGTTCGACCATCGGCGCCCATTGATCGGCAGATTATCGATCGCCGTCTGGTTCACATTTGCCGTAAAGTCAGATGTCTCGGTGTTGACCAGACCGCCGGCGCTGCTTACGTTCACGACCTGCGAGCTACCTTCCACGCCAAGCAGCGGCCGCAGCTCGGTGATCTGGCCAACCTGCACCAGCACATGCCCAGCCCTGTACTCCGAGAACCCGCTCGACCGCACGGCCACCTCGTAGTCTCCGGGCACCAACTGAGCCACACGGTAGTAGCCTTGGTCATCCGCCGCGACGGTCTGTTCCGCACCCGTACCGTTATTGTGGACGACGACGACAGCCTTAGGAATGGCAGCGGAGCGCGGATCCATCACGGTGCCGGAGATTGCGCCCTCGGTGGCGGATTGAGCCTGGAGGTTGGAGGCGAAGACGAGAGCAAGTGCCAGAGCGAAGAGGGGTGAAGCTGAGCGAAGCCGGCGCATAAGAGTCTCCTATGAAAGCTTTCATTTTGTAGTTATATAAAAGCGCTAACGCACTATGAAAGCTTTCATTTAGTCAGTGATTGGAGATTAGTATGGACAATTCCGAATGTCAAACATTTCTTTCTTTAAGAAACCGTGACACCTCTGCGGCTCCCGGCATCGACGCCTGCGCCCCCATCCGCGTCACAGACAGCGCTGCCGCAGCTGACGCAATCCGCCCACTCGCAGCAAGACCGTTTCCTGCCGTAAGTGCCGCAGCCAGAGCACCGTTGAAGGTATCGCCCGCCGCCGTCGTGTCGACCGCGCTCACGCGCATTGGATCGATCGCGATAACATCGGCGTCGGCCTGATAGATCGCCGCGCCCTTCTCACCCAGTTTCAATACAACGCCCTGTGCCCCCTTCTTAAGAAGCGCCCCTGCGATCTCTGCTGAGCCGCTCTGCATCTCTCCGGCATAGAACATCGCTTCTGTCTCGTTCGGCGTCAGCCATCGGCAGAGTGCGAACAGTTCCTGTGGCAGCTCCCTGGCCGGCGCTGGATCCAGCATGAGCGGAACGCCTTCCTCAGCGCAGACCTGTCCCAATCGCAACACGGACTCGACCGGGATCTCCAACTGGGCCAGCACTATTCCCGCACTACGAATCACAGCGCGCTTACTCTCGACAAACTCCGGTGACACCGCAGCATTCGCTCCGGGTAAAACAAGGATCGTGTTCTCACCCGCGGCTCCCACCGTGATTACGGCAAGCCCAGAATCTCCCTTCTCCGTCGCAACATGCGTGCAGTCCACGCCCCGGCTCTGTAGTTGCCGGATGGACTCCGCACCGAATGCGTCCGATCCCACCTTGCCCACCATCATCACCGTTGCCCCGAGCATCGCGGCCGCTACCGCCTGATTCGCACCCTTGCCCCCCTGATACGTCTGAAACGACGTTCCCGGAATGGTCTCGCCGCGCTGCGGCAGACGGTCTGCCGTCATTACCAGGTCCGTGTTGATGCTTCCCACTACAACCAGCGGTTTCAAACCCTGTAACATCGATCACACTCTTTCAAAACGTCGGACTCGCAGCCAGCGCGGTCAATCCAAGCAGAAACAAAACGAACATCGCCACCAGATACCGCCTGGCCGTCGTCGATGCTCCCACAAACTCCTTCCACACAAATATGCCCCAGATCGCAGAGATCATCGTTGCCCCCTGCCCCAGCGAGTACGAGACCGCCGATCCCACAGAGTGCGCCCGTGATGACACAAAGCTCGCCGTCGCACCTGTCGCCCAGACTACTCCACCCAGCACACCATACAGATGCCACGCCGGCTTCGCTGCAAAGTACTCTCGCATTTGCAGCGCCCCTCCTCCACCCGTTGGCTTCTTCATAAAGAAGAAGTTCACTGGAATATTCGATAGAAATGCCCCACAGATGAAGAGAAACGTGATCGCGTACGGTCCCGGAAGATGACCTCTTCCGGTCATCGACCGCGTCACCAGAGGATAGAACGTGCCCATCAACGCGCCTGCCACAAGGCTGATCACAATACCACGCGTCTGCAAGGCTGACCGTTCCGTACCCCGCGCCTTGTACGCCAATGCGTCGCACACAATCGCCGCCACCACCAACGCCACACCGCCGAACGCCAAGTACGGATTGCCCACCGGGGCAATTACATATCCTCCTACAGATCCGATCACCAACGCCAACCCAATGCCGATCGGAAACGCCACCGCCATGCCCGCAATATCAATCGCAGCAACCAGAAGCAGGTTCGCGAGATTGAAGACTGCACCACCCGCCGCCGCCCACAGTATGCTCGACATTTGGACTTGTTTGAGGTCCTCGACAAACGATAGCCCAGATGCCCCGCTACTCCCGAGTGTAAAACCCCAGAATAGCGCTCCAACCATGAGTCCGATCGTGTAGTCCCAATAGAATAA
Protein-coding regions in this window:
- a CDS encoding ABC transporter substrate-binding protein; this encodes MREDSRTVVMVIASSPNNLDLRQGTDAQSEWVGGLIFDGLVRKDEHYNLQPWLATRWEQPDALTWVFHLRDGVRFQDGRPLGAEDVAWTIRSMIDGTVVSSKGGAFAAVERVETPDRLTVVVHLKRPDAALLFNMSDGLFGVVPKGAGKDFGLHPVGSGAFRFVSAVQDKEVVVERNPEYWAGAPKIERVRFAVVPDAITMALELKKGSADAESNDITLDMVHALRDAPNLKTETGPRSVVIYANFNVTDPVLQDKRVRQAVACALDRAAIIKALWLGQARLANTFLPMGHWAQAGDDELPQYRHDVVRAQALLEAAGYRKGPDGMRLRITLKTSTDETTRLLAAIMQQQLRAAGIDLQIRSAEFGTFYSDVTRGMFQMYALRWVGSNEDPYIFRYAYDSASFPPKGGNRGRYSNAKVDALLVRAAGSTDQAERRRLYVEVQQILAEDLPGIPLWYPDNELIHSRRLVGVVPNLSGDYGFLRTAEVR
- a CDS encoding DUF302 domain-containing protein, which codes for MNEPRDAGLVSIPSNHTVDETVSRITQILAAKGVKLFAVIDHSGEAEAAGLHMPPTKLMIFGNPQAGTPLMLASPSIAIDLPLKLLIAQDDQSRVTITYNSPEYLRTRHQLPEQLLNNIAVIEVLAQKAAE
- a CDS encoding amidohydrolase family protein; the encoded protein is MPEENAQDKFIAMVSARADVTLPLSDFHPRCMLHSAVHEVHRPRFPVIDYHNHLDAQNPAEVLSIMDACGIEHIVNITMKVGDEAVEVIERYRSADARRFSTIGWMDWRGADSPDLSSFVRLTMERIDRLVAQGIVGFKFWKDLGLTVRDASGELICVDDERLAPIFDRLGALGIPVMVHIGDPEAFFLPIDADNERYEELAAHPDWGFFGAQYSKHELLQQRDRVFQRHPKTTFVGAHIAENSEDLQRVSAMLDACPNVLVDISARASELGRQPYSARKFFLRYADRILFGADLVPEIEMYRLYYRFLETDDEYFEYPTHASRQGRWNIYGLDLPEDVLRKVYRENALRLLPQLR
- a CDS encoding enterotoxin — protein: MTRFSLPIAIMLLIAATAPSMVAQTNEVQAGALRARIFAHDGRFDGLSVKDGISGRSIAMKEAFVVVLKDKTELRSTEMQVMPIADPSNVVDPHLALRRMRDKIATTESCWKFSSAGQSASFAWCLTARSGTEYIRELLRISAGSADLPIAEVRLLQFADADAQVEGSVKGSPVADTTMFFGLEHPLSVSAVDGGIVKASLFRDLPLRAGQSITYSAVMGTSQPGQMRRAFLAYLENERPRAYEPFLHYNSWFDLGYENRFDEAGAIDRINAFGQHLVVERHVKLDSFLFDDGWDDPNTLWDFNPGFPNGFTKTGEAAAKYNAGIGVWLSPWGGYAEEKKERIAYGRAHGFEIMNNGYALSGPKYFDRFEQTCLEMVDRYHVNQFKFDGTGNANRVFPGSAFDSDFDAAIHLIERLRKEEPELFVNLTTGTTASPFWVFYADSIWRGGDDHDFSGVGSSRQRWITYRDAQTYKNIVLKGPLFPLNSVMLHGLIYAKQAKDLASDPENDFADEVHSYFGSGTQLQEMYITPALLTKANWDTLAEGARWSRAHAETLKDTHWIGGDPDKLEVYGWAAWSPKLGVVTLRNPSTKSQHYSLNLAKMFELRSNDRTTYKVHSGWSEAKDWKPSTSLMLASDKPFDIELAPFEVLTLEADPLR
- the agaR gene encoding transcriptional repressor AgaR, giving the protein MLIEERRQYIVGLAQKHGRVLVEELSASLGISRITIRKDLDYLQGRGLLHRTHGGALLPGNGALSDPSLQEKEGRHSQEKLRIATAAAALVQEGQCVLLDSGTTTMAIARALKRFSRLTIITNAVNIAGELSGTDFEVLLTGGSLRKNSFSLVGPLAEDMLHDMHADILFLGVDGFDLEVGLTTPNIMESRVNRAMVKASSMVVAVCDSTKFNRRSLSKIVDVSAIHHVITDGNLAPETSEALRTAGITLTLV
- a CDS encoding TonB-dependent receptor — translated: MRRLRSASPLFALALALVFASNLQAQSATEGAISGTVMDPRSAAIPKAVVVVHNNGTGAEQTVAADDQGYYRVAQLVPGDYEVAVRSSGFSEYRAGHVLVQVGQITELRPLLGVEGSSQVVNVSSAGGLVNTETSDFTANVNQTAIDNLPINGRRWSNFAVLTPGVVSDPTGFGQLSFRGMALTQNNNTIDGADNNQVFFAQERGGTRAGYSTSQAAIQEFQVNNSNYSSEYGRAAGGVVNTVTKSGSNNLHGELFFYDRDNDFGATNPYTLITTQNAAGTFVSAPQKIKDWRKQFGFGVGGPLLRNRLFWFYAFDDYKRNFPLVAQAGSPNTFFANADAALPAGKVCRGTGTAAPSTADAAACTLSTNLGVAYTNGASKYNAGLAGLLTEVGIVPRTGDQLVNFPKLDWVISQKHQLSVEYNRLRWNAPAGVATTSVATSQSMNNIGNDFVKLDWGIAKLQSIFTSNLANELRFQYGREIDYQSAQTPVPSFEQPFANNVFGLPPQVSIASSTGFALGTPSFLPRARYPDERKTQFADTMTWTRGRHTFKGGFDILRTDDQTNFERSAYGVYTYASTTTFLSDYYQPNSCAGLPCYASFVQAFGPLAFDFATNDLGFFVSDDWKVTPRLTLNLGVRYEYEKLPDPVASLNAGAAPGAGYMPSDKNNAGPRLGFAYDLFGTGKTSIRGGYGLLYGRILNATIYYARTNTGSPNGQTSYTFTAATAGAPTFPNVFSSTPSGTASKPNAFYFADHYQAPQIHQMDLTVEQDLGWNTSMSMSYLGSLGRQLPNFVDTNIDTTNTSSINYTISDATGQGPIQSSFGSTIYTRRLNNSYGSLTRVFSGVSSSYHALAVQFNHRMTHHVQLMSNYTWSHALDYGLNSSTSNDTNDLLVPTSLAPDYGNSNTNVPNRFVFAAVYETPWKLSGWEGYLVNGFKIAPVFQMQNGLPFSLTTSGTPTFFASSTATKATTGIGGSVNGSGNNQLRIPIIGRNTFRFPSDQVLDTRLSKTVTIAEKYDLELLAEAFNFLNHVNVTSVNTVGYTLTAGTAATPNTAGLTYNAAFGSTTAANNNNVYSPRQLQLSVRLHF